The genomic stretch GGTGACCAGCATCAGGCCCAGAACGCCGGCAATGATGATCGGTCCCAGCGGCCCCAGTACGTCGGTAATGACAGTTTGAATTTGTGTGAACGTGTCCAAAACGGGGCTTCCTTATACTTTGATGTCGGTCAGGGCGCGCATGACAAAGAGGTTCACAACCAGAAGAATCCCCACGACAAAACAGGCCGGAATGAAATAGGGGTGATCGTAGACTTCGTCATAGTAATGCGGATCGCTGACGTTGATCGCCACCAATGAAAGCAGCGGGAAGGCGGACAGGAACTTGCCCGACCATTTTGCCTCGGCGGTGATCGCCTTGACACGGCGGAACAGGCGGAAGCGGGCGCGGATCACCTTGGCCAGACCGGCGAGGATCTCGGCAAGGTTACCACCCGATTGCTGTTGAATGGTCACTGCCACAGCCAGAAAGCGCAAATCCTGCATGTCCAGACGTTCGGCCATGTCCTTGAGCGCCTCGCCCACATCGCGGCCATAGGCGCTTTCGTCGGCAATGACGCCGAATTCCGATGCCAGCGGGTCCTTGACCTCTTTTGACACGATCTGGATGGCCGAGGTGAACGGGTGACCCACGCGCAGCGACCGAACCATCAGTTCAACCGCATCCGGCAATTGCTCTTCGATCATCGACAGCCGTTTGTTTGCCTTTGTCGAAACCCAGAAGTACACGGCGCCAACGCCGATGACGATCGACAGCAGGATACGCACGGGCGGTTCGGTTTCCGTGCCGATGGTCAGACCGAAAAAGGCCACAACAGCCAGACCTGCCATCACCCCGATCAACTGCTTGGGGGTAAAGGCAATCGCCGCCTTTTGCGCCTTTTCCGCCAGAAGCGAATACAGCGGGATGGTCTTGGCGTTCATGTGCTGCTGCATTTCCTTGCGCAGCTGGTCCAGCACCTCTTCGCGACGCCCGCCCTTGTTCAGCATGTCCAGACGGCGGTTGACGCGCGAGTTCAGCGAAATCGACTTGCCGAAGGCGACAAGGTAAAGCCCCTCGACCAGCACAAGGACGCCGACAAAGATCAGGCCGTAGATAATGGGTTCTGCGCTCATGTCGTCGTTCCTTATTGGGCCGCGATGGGTTCATAGATGGACGAAGGCAGGTCATAGCCCCACATCCGGAAACGCTCGGCATAGTGCGACCGCACGCCTGTTGCGGTGAAATGGCCGATGATCTTGTTTTCGGGTGTCAGGCCGACGCGCTGGTAGCGGAATATTTCCTGCATCGAGATGACATCGCCTTCCATGCCGGTGATCTCGGTGATCGATGTCATGCGGCGCGAACCGTCTTGCAGACGCGAGGCCTGCACGATCAGGTTTACAGCCGACGAAATCTGGCTGCGGACGGCTTTCAGCGGCATTTCGATACCCGCCATGGCGATCATGTTTTCCAGACGCGATACGCCGTCCCGTGCACTGTTGGCGTGGATGGTGGTCATGGACCCGTCGTGGCCGGTGTTCATGGCCTGCAACATGTCGATAACCTCTTCGCCGCGTGTCTCGCCGACGATGATGCGGTCGGGGCGCATCCGCAGGGCGTTTTTCAGACAGTCGCGGGGCGAAACCTCGCCTTTGCCTTCCACGTTGGGAGGGCGGCTTTCCATGCGGCCCACATGGGTCTGTTGCAATTGCAATTCCGCGGTATCCTCGATGGTCAGGATGCGTTCAGAGTTGTCGATAAACGAAGACAGGGCGTTGAGCGTGGTGGTTTTACCCGACCCCGTACCGCCCGAAACGATGATGTTCAGACGGGTCGCCACAGCGGCCTGAAGATAGGCGGCCATTTCTTCGGTGAAGGCGCCGAAATCAACCAGATCGTCGATGCCCAGCTTGTCCTTTTTGAATTTACGGATCGACACCAGTGAGCCATCGACCGCAATGGGCGGCACCATGGCGTTGAACCGCGAACCGTCTTTCAGACGGGCGTCAACGTAGGGGTTGCTTTCGTCCACGCGCCGGCCCACCGCCGACACGATCTTGTCGATGATGCGCAACAGGTGGCGTTCGTCCTTGAACGTCACGTCGGTCAATTCCAGCTTGCCGTCACGCTCGACGAAAATCTGTTGCGGGCCGTTCACCAGAATATCGTTGACGCTGTCGTCTTTCAGGAGCGTTTCCAGCGGGCCAAGACCCTTCACCTCGTCATAGAGTTCCTGGTTGAGAGTCTGGCGTTCCTCGCGGTTCAGAACGATGCTGCGTTCTTGCAGGAATTCGACCGCGATGGCGCTGATTTCGGTACGCAGGTCCTGTTCGCTGGCCGTGTCCAGGGCTGCAAGGTTCAGGTTGTCCAGCAGGGCGCGGTGCAGATCAAGCTTGATCTCGCCCATGCGTTCCTTGCGCTTGCGCTCTTTCTCGACCGGAGCAACCTGCGCTGCCACCATGTTCGAGCGGCGCGACACACGCTTTGGGTCAGCCTTGATCGCTGTTTTGGGCATCTCGGTGACCTTGGCAACCGGCGCGGTCTTGGCGGCGGCAGGTGTGATCGTTGCGGGCTTCTTGTATTTGGAAAACATGGGCTTCCCCCGGTTCCTGCTCAGGCCTGTTTGGCCTCATCAGATTTTGTTTCATGAATAGACGCTGCCAATTTGGCGATTTCACGGCGCAGCGGATTTTTTGGGGCGGATGTGGCAAGCGGCAGACCGTGGTCCGCGCCTTGTGTGATCTGTTTTCCGCCCTCGGGCAGCGACACTTCAATCGCCACCTCAAGGCTTTCTGCCATGCGTTTGACACGGCCCTTGCCGCTGAGATCGGTGAATTTCGGCGCGCGGTTCAGCACATAGCGCAGCTTTTCAATCGGCAGCTCTTCCGATTGCAGGGCGCGTTTGAACCGCAGGGTGTTTTGTGCCGACCGCATGTCCAGCTCGATTGTGGCGAAATAGACATGGGCCGCCTGCAATACGGTTTCGGTCCATTGCACCAGTGTCGACGGCATATCGACCACGACATAGTCAAAGTGGCTGCGCGCCATTTCGATCACGCGGCTGATGTCATCCGGGCTGACCAGATCCAGCGGCAACATGTCCGATGGGGCGGTCAGAACGTGCAGTTTGTCGTTATAGGTCAACAAGGACTGACCAAAAGTTTCGTCATCCATATGTTCGGTGTCCGACATCATCTCGTAGACCGCCTCGCGGCGGGCCAGATCCAGAAAGGTCGAGACGGATCCGAATTGCAGATCCAGATCCAGCAGACAGACCTTGGGCGGGGTTTCTCCCTTTTTGCCCAGTATCGCCAGTTCCCATGCCAGATTGGTGGCCAGGGTTGTCGCACCGGTGCCGCCGGCAAGGCCGTGAACCACGATCACCGCGCCTTCCTTGCTGGTTCCGGCGCGCAGGGCCGGGGCCGCGGCTTCGATCTTTTCGGGTTCAGCGGGTTTTTGAATGCGTTCGATGGCGTTATTCAATTCGCCCTCGGGCAGCGGATAGGGGACAAATTCATCAGCGCCCTGTCGCAACAACGAATGCAGCGATGCGGGGGTCATATCCTCGGCGATCAAAATCACCTTGATATCGCGCGCCTTGGCCTGCGTGATGATTTCGGTCATCAGCACGAGGTTTTCCTCGTCCTCCTGATCCATCGCAAGCGCGATAAACTCCAGAGCCTCGGCTTCGGGCTGCCCGAAAAACGCCAGCGCCTCGACAAAGCCCAGATCTCCCCAGGCTTCGCCCAAAGCGGTTTCCATGTCTTCGATCAACAGATCGAAATTCTGGACGTCCCGGCTGACTGTGCAGGCGACGATTGGGGCCGTTTCTGGTTGTGGCATGACGCTGCTCATTACCTATTTATCCTCTTTTCAAAGGGTTGGAAGGTAGATCAGCGGCGTTGCCTTTTGCCTGATTCTATCCCACCGTCACTGGGTCTGGCGCGATGCTCCAAACACAGTTATCCCATAGAGGGTAAATTCGCAGCTAATCTGGGCAGGAATGGGGCCAAAAAGGCCCAATTGTTAGGAATCTCGGAACGATAAGCCAGCCGGTTGCTTATTGTTCATCCCCAGCCGTGGTGGCACCGGTCAACTGGCTGACGGGGACGGCAGACGAGATATACTCTCGATAGATGACTTCCGCATATTTGCCGTCCAGCAATTGCGGATCGCGGGTAACAAAGCCCGACACCTCCGTAACCGTACGACGGTTGCGGCGCTCGCGGCCCTGGGTCACGATCAGCGGCTGTGTTTCGCCAAAGGAAACGACAGCTTCGAGGCGCGAACGGGAAATGCCCATCGAGGTCAGGAATCTGACGACGGCATTGGCACGCGACAGGCCCAGACGGCGGTTATAGGCCGTCGATCCCACTGCATCGGTGTGACCGTAGACGCGGAACCGGATTTCGGGGAATTGACGAATCCAGTTGGCCTGTTGACGCAAAACAGCCTGTGCGTCGGCATCAAGCTGGGCGCTGTTGAACGCGAAGGTCACTGTCGAGGTGACTTCGGAAGCAAAACGGTTGGCCAGATTGACGGTGTACTGGCGTTCGCCATTCATCATCGCAATGTTGTTGTTGGTGGCTTCACCAAAGTTGCCATTGTCCACGGTTGAACCGGCTTCGCGGTAAAACTGGGTGTACACCGGATCGCTTGATGTTGTGCAAGCGGCGAGGGCGGCCAAGAGAGCCAGAGATGAAACGAATTGTTTTTTCATGATTTTCTGGCCCCGCATCGCCTTAATCCATCACATAGCCATAAGAGCCGCTGAAATCCTGTTTCGCGACTTCGCCCGCAGCGCCCTTTTTGGGCGCGCGCGTTCCGCTGGCCACGCGGCCATGCAGGAACAGGTCTTTTTCGGTCGGCGCAAGAACCCTGTCCGTGGGCAGGGCCAGTGCTTCGCCACGCGTCGGTGACACCAGATGGGCGGTGATGATAATCACCAGCTCGGTCTGGTTGCGCTGATACGAGGCCGAGCGGAACAAGGCGCCCAGTACCGGCACGTCGCCCAGCCAGGGCAGTTGTGAATTGTTGTCGGTGAAATCGTCCTGCAAAAGGCCTGCAATCGCAAAGCTTTCGCCATCGCGCATCTCGACGGTGGTTGAAGTTTCGCGGCGGGTAAAGGCGTCGATTTCAAAGCCGTTCACCGAGAACCCGTTGGTGGGGTCAATCGCGGACACGGCGGCTTGCAGTTCAAGGTTGATCAGATCTTTGTCCACCACACGGGGGGTAAAGTTCAATTCGATGCCAAAGGGTTTGTACTGTACCGAAATCACGCCGTCGCGCTGGTTGACAGGAACGGGATATTCACCACCGGCCAAAAAGCGCGCCTCTTGCCCGGAAAGGGCAACAAGGTTCGGTTCGGCCAAAGTGCGCACGACGCCTTTTGTTTCAAGCGCTTCAAGCAACAGGCCCACCTGGGTTGAACCGGCGTTGAACCCAAACAGAATGGCCCCGGCATTCGAGTTGGAGGCCGGGATGTTGCCGGTCAATGAACTGGTCACGCCACCCGAGGTATTGACAGTGCCGGTGCCGCCGCTCAGCCCCAGATCGCCGCCCAGAGCCGAACCGTTCAGCGCCAGCGAAGAGCTGAGAGATTTGGAAACCGACCGCTGCATCTCGGCAAAGCGGACTTTCAACATGACCTGCTGTACGCCGCCGACGCTCATCAGGTTGGAAACGCGGTCGGGGGCGTATCGTGTCGCCAGATCCAGCGCCCGTTGCAGCCGTTGGGCCGATGAAACGGTGCCCGACAGCACGATGCCGTCATTGGCGGTGCGGACTTCGATCTTTTCGCCGGGCAGGATCTGGCGCAGACGTTCCTTGAATTCCGAAATGTCTGCGGCCACGCGCACGTCGACGTTTGTAATCAACTGGCCCGAAGCGTCCAGCAGCGTCAGCGTGGTCAGGCCGAGAGATTTGCCCAGAACGTAAATGGTGCGGTCTGACAGGGACGAAATGTCTGCAATGGCGGGGTTGGCAATGCTGAGCTCCGAGAAGGGGATATCGCTTTCGACAACCACCGCGCGGTTCATTGGCACGTTCAGCGTGCTGGCTGTGCCCTTTTTGACCACGCGCAATGTATCGGCCTGTGCAGGCTGTGTCACCGCCAACGGTGCAGCCGTCAACGAAAGGCCAACAAGGGCCGCTTTGATAAATCTATTCAATGTCATTGTGACCTGCCCTTTTGATCACGCCTGGTTAGGGTCTTGGTGCCCTTAATTTTATGAACCATGCGCCAGTTTGCATTTTTATGCAAGAATCAACGACTTCGCGCCCTTGCTTTATGTGGACAAAGGGCAACAGAGCCAGAATCGGCAAGGCCGCCTAAATCGGGCGGCCTTGGGTAAGTATATGGAAACGTGCGTCTTTGACCCTAGTTGGTGCAGGGGATCGGAATCTCGACAACCTCGGCGCCGCGCCGTGTGCGGATGGTGCAGACTTCCTTGGCCTTCACTTCGGCGGCGACTTCTTCGGCTGCGATGCCCAGCAAGGTACGTTGGTCGATCTCGATTGCGCCGGCGACGGTGTCGTCGTTGGTGCCCACAAGTGCCAGTGCCAAACGGCCCGTTGTTTGCGCCTGGGCAAGAGCGGCAACCTGCTCGGGTTTGACTGCAACCGTCACCGTGCGGGCGATTACGGCACCGCTCAGATCACCGGCCGCGGATTGGTCGATGGCGATCAGTTTTACACCGGCTTCGATCAATTTGGTGACTTCACCGGATGTCGATGCCAACTGGCGACCCACCTGACCTGTCCAGTATACGTCAACCCGATCGCCAGGCCGCAAGAAGCCCGACACGCCGCTGGCCACGTCGACCTTGATGGCAAAGGCGCGCATACCGCGTTCCAGCCGCGAGGTCAGCCCCGCTTCTTCGCCCGGTTCGGTGACTTTGACGGCCAGGATCGCTTCGTCTTTCTCCATGGCGCGCAGAACCACGCGCTCTTTGGGTTTGCCTTCGGGCCACAAGGCGGTGTCGCCGGCAAAGGCGCCCTCGGGGATCGCATTTTCGGGCCAGCTGACCAAACGCACGTCATCGGCGCTGAACGGTTCGCCGTATTTCAGCGCGCGGTTTGCAACATAGACCTCGACCGTGGGCACGACCTTGGCGCGCGCCGCGCGTTCCCGGGCCAGTTCGTTCTGATAGGCTCCGATGTAGTTTTTCGCCATATAGACGGCGCCGCCCGCAAGGGCGATGCCAATGATCAGGACCAGTCCAAATACAGCACGCATGTGAATTCCTCTTGCTTGATGTGGGGCGACCCGGCTTTGGGCGCGTCAGGTTGATTGGCGTTCGTGATATCGCAACAATGTGGCGAAAACGGGGGCAATGGATGCCTTGCTCGTGACAATTTGAATCAGCTGGCGGGGCACACGCAAACGCCGCATCCGGTGAAGGGCGCGGCGTAGGGTCGAATTGACGCCCGAAGGCAGACAATAAGAAGTTTGCTTAGAATTCATAGTTGGTCAGGAAGCCTTCGACACCTGCCGAGGTGCCAACGGCTCCGGTTTTCAACGCTAAAATCAAAGCGACGGCCAAGCCAACGATCGCTGCTGTCAAGACGACCCAGTCTACCGTTACGGCACCGTTCTCGTCGGAACGGATTTTGTTAATCATCTTGCGCATCATATCTGCCTTTTACTCTGAAACCCGAACCATTCCCTGCCGGGAGTGAAAAAGGGCCGCGTCCTGCTTGCAGGACGCGGCCCCCGCATCTTATGACCTAAACGATCAGGTCAGCTTATTCGCCGCCACCGCTGGGGTCTTGGTCGCTCAGGAATGTCGATGTGCTTGCGGTCAGGGCTGTCGAACCGGTTTCGATCGAAGTGTATGCGGCGCCGGCCAGGGCAACAACGGCTGCGGTCAGCACAACCCAGTCAACAGTCACAGCACCATCTTCGTTTTTGCGGAAGTTTTTGAAAAAGTTTGTCATCGTAGTGTCCCTCCAAAGGATCAGTTTGTTTTATGTTCAACCTTGTCTTGCTGGATGGGCCGCTCTCTCTCATTGGCCCGTGTCCGACTTGGTATGACCTTATATAGCTGTGTGAATGGGGCATGAATTGGGCGCGAAATTGGAGATATTAAGTTTGGCCGCCGAAATTGGAAACAATGGGCTAACACAATGAAATATATCAGTAATTTCACCAGAAAAAGTTTTGCGGGCTGTGGTCTGTGATGTAAATCATACAGAATGTGGCGGTTTGGCCATGTTTGAGGGGTGAAATTCTGGTTTGGCACCGGATTTTCTGCGAAGATCAGCGCAATAATCAACAATTACGGGCACAAGAGCAGGTGCTGATATGCGATTTTTTGTGATTTCCCTGCTGGGGGCCGCGTTATTCTGTGCGCCGGCATGGTCAGAATCACCCGCACCCTTCGCTGATTTCCAGGCAAAGCGGGTAAAACCGCCCAAACCGGGGGTGAAAAAGAGAATCACAATCCAGATCGACCCGGCGGAAGTGGCGGTTGCAGCTCCCAAACCCTCTGATTCGACCGCTGGCACCGAAAAAGCACCTCAGGCCGCCAAAGGCGCCTATGGCTGGTTCTGGGACAAGGTCTCTCCCGATCTGGCGCAGGCAGGGCCGGGACGACTGGAAGAAGCCATGGCGGCCATCAGCACCGGTGCTGTGGCAGCCCCCCGGTTGCAGCAGATGCAGAGCATTGCGCAGGCGCAGGGCGTCGAGATTTTGAAATCGACCATCGGCACGCGGGTGTCGCCCGCACTGGTGCTGGCCGTGATGACGGTGGAAAGCGCAGGTAAACCCGATGCGGTCAGCCGTGCAGGGGCGCAGGGGCTGATGCAGCTGATGCCCGACACCGCCGCGCGCTTTGGTGTGACCGACAGTCTGGTCGCCGCCGACAACATTCGCGGCGGGGTTCAATATCTGGACTGGCTGATGGGCAAATTCGATCACGATCCGATTCTGGTCCTGGCCGGATACAACGCGGGCGAGGGATCGGTGCAGACCCATGCGGGCGTGCCGCCCTTTGCTGAAACCCGCGACTATGTGCCCAAGGTGCTGGCGGCGTTTCAGGTGGCGCGCGGCCTGTGTCTGACGCCGCCGCAACTGATCAGTGACGGCTGTGTTTTTGCCGCGATGAACTAAGACGCCGCAGCAGAATGCAAAAGGGGGCCACGCAGGCCCCCTATACTATATTATACAGCGCAGTCTCAGACGATGGTGGCTTCGGTCGCCGCGCGCAGCTCTTCCTCGGTGACGCCATCGGCGCATTCCACGATTTTCAAGCCACCCTCGACAACATCAAGAACACCCAGATTGGTGATGATGCGATCTACCACGGCTTTGCCGGTCAGCGGCAGGGTGCAGGATTTCAACACCTTGGACTCCCCGGCCTTGTTCTGGTGATCCATGACCACAACCACGCGGCCCACGCCCGCGACCAGATCCATCGCGCCGCCCATGCCCTTGACCAGCTTGCCCGGAATCATCCAGTTTGCCAGATCGCCGTTCTCGGCCACTTCCATGGCGCCCAGAATGGCCGCTGCAATCTTGCCGCCGCGGATCATGCCAAAGCTGGTGGCACTGTCGAAATAGGCGGTGCGCGACAGTTCGGTGATGGTTTGCTTGCCTGCGTTGATCAGATCGGCGTCTTCTTCACCTTCGAAAGGGAAGGGGCCCATGCCCAGCATCCCGTTTTCCGATTGCAGGGTAATGTCCTTGTCACCGACATAGTTGGCCACCAGCGTCGGAATGCCGATGCCCAGGTTCACATACATGCCGTCTTCAAGCTCCTGTGCCGCGCGGGCGGCCATCTGGTTACGATCCCAAGGCATTACTTTTCCTCCTGCGGACGGGTGGTGCGTTGTTCGATGCGCTTTTCGTGTTCGCCCTGAATGATGCGGTGCACATAGATGCCGGGCAGGTGGATGCTGTCGGGGTCCAGCGACCCGCGCGGCACGATTTCCTCGACTTCGGCAATGCAGACTTTGCCGCACATGGCGGCAGGCGGGTTAAAGTTGCGCGCGGTCTTGCGGAACACAAGGTTGCCGGTGTCGTCGGCTTTCCACGCTTTCACGACCGAAAGATCAGCCACAATGCCGCGTTCAAGGATGTAATCCTGACCGTCGAAATTCTTCACCTCCTTGCCCTCGGCAATCTGGGTGCCGACGCCGGTCTTGGTATAGAAACCGGGGATGCCGGAGCCGCCTGCGCGCATCCGCTCGGCCAGTGTGCCCTGGGGGTTGAATTCCAGCTCAAGCTCGCCGCTTAGGTACTGACGCATGAATTCGGCGTTTTCGCCCACATAGGACGAGATCATTTTCTTGACCTGCTTGGTTTGCAGCAGAATGCCGATACCGAAATCATCCACGCCTGCGTTGTTCGACGCAAAGGTCAGATTCTTGGTGCCGGCCTCTTTGATGGCTTGCAACAGCAGTTCGGGGATGCCGCACAGGCCAAAGCCCCCTGCAGCGATCAACATGCCATCCGATAGAACGCCATCCAGCGCCTCGGCAGCAGAACCATAAATCTTATTCATGAATATCCCCTTGTGTCAGTGTTCCGAGAAGTTCTGACCCTGCGTCGCCCCGGTGTCAACATGACGCAGGGGCTTAGGCGAAGCCAGGAGGGGATGTTACCGCCACCAGTCGCATAATGTGCGCAGGTGGCGGTGAGCGTGTCAGGTTTCGCCCGAAGCGGCCTTTGTCGTGGTCGCTTTCTTGGCCGCAGGTTTTTTTGCCGCCGGTTTCTTAGCGGCAGGCTTTTTGGCAGCCGGTTTCTTTGCTGCGGGCTTTTTCTTGGGGGCGGCTTTGCGTTTGGCGGGAGACTTGGCCAGCTTTTCCTCGATCAGCAAAACCGCGGCATCCATTGTCAGATCGTCGGGCTCGACCTCTTTGGGAATGGTCGCGTTGACCTTTTCCCATTTCACATAGGGGCCATACTTGCCCTTCATGATGTTCACAGGGCCGCCCTGATCGGGGTGTTCGCCCAGTTCGCGGATCGGCTTGGCAGCCACACCGCGCCCCCCGCGCGAGGCGACTTTTTCCGCTAGAAGCTGCACCGCACGGTTCATGCCGACGGTCCAGACCTCGTCGATGCCTTCAAGGTTGGCATTGGTGCCGCCGCGTTCCGAGGTGCTTTCGGCGTGTTTCAGATAGGGACCATAGCGCCCGATATTGGCCCAGACGCTGACCCCATCCTCGGGGTGCGGGCCGACCAGACGGGGCAGCGACAGCAATTGCAGCGCCTGCGCCAGATCGACATCGGCGGGCGGCCAATCCTTGGGGATCGACTGGCGTGGCGGTTTCTTGTTGTCGTCAGTGACCTCGCCGCGTTGCACATAGGGGCCAAAGCGGCCCTTGAACGCGTAAATCTTGTCGCCTTCGTCCTCGCCCAGCATCTTGCCTTCAGGCGGGATGCCACCGGTATCTTCGGCACCCGGAGGGCCGAAGGCGCGGGTGTAGCGGCATTCGGGATAGTTGGAACACCCGATAAAAGCGCCCCCCGAACGGGCGGTGCGCATCGAAAGGCGACCATTGCCGCAGTTGGGGCACAGGCGTGGATCGGTGCCGTCCTCGGTGGGGGGGAACAGGTGCGGTTCCAGCACCTCGTTGATCTTTTCCAGAACCTCGGTGATCCGCAAATCGGATGTTTCAGCCACGGCGGCCGAAAAATCACGCCAGAAGGTCGCCAGAACCGATTTGTAATCGCGATCCCCTGCGCTGACATCATCCAGCTCTTCTTCAAGCGAGGCGGTGAAATCATAGCCCACATATT from Pseudosulfitobacter sp. DSM 107133 encodes the following:
- a CDS encoding type II secretion system F family protein — translated: MSAEPIIYGLIFVGVLVLVEGLYLVAFGKSISLNSRVNRRLDMLNKGGRREEVLDQLRKEMQQHMNAKTIPLYSLLAEKAQKAAIAFTPKQLIGVMAGLAVVAFFGLTIGTETEPPVRILLSIVIGVGAVYFWVSTKANKRLSMIEEQLPDAVELMVRSLRVGHPFTSAIQIVSKEVKDPLASEFGVIADESAYGRDVGEALKDMAERLDMQDLRFLAVAVTIQQQSGGNLAEILAGLAKVIRARFRLFRRVKAITAEAKWSGKFLSAFPLLSLVAINVSDPHYYDEVYDHPYFIPACFVVGILLVVNLFVMRALTDIKV
- a CDS encoding CpaF family protein; translation: MFSKYKKPATITPAAAKTAPVAKVTEMPKTAIKADPKRVSRRSNMVAAQVAPVEKERKRKERMGEIKLDLHRALLDNLNLAALDTASEQDLRTEISAIAVEFLQERSIVLNREERQTLNQELYDEVKGLGPLETLLKDDSVNDILVNGPQQIFVERDGKLELTDVTFKDERHLLRIIDKIVSAVGRRVDESNPYVDARLKDGSRFNAMVPPIAVDGSLVSIRKFKKDKLGIDDLVDFGAFTEEMAAYLQAAVATRLNIIVSGGTGSGKTTTLNALSSFIDNSERILTIEDTAELQLQQTHVGRMESRPPNVEGKGEVSPRDCLKNALRMRPDRIIVGETRGEEVIDMLQAMNTGHDGSMTTIHANSARDGVSRLENMIAMAGIEMPLKAVRSQISSAVNLIVQASRLQDGSRRMTSITEITGMEGDVISMQEIFRYQRVGLTPENKIIGHFTATGVRSHYAERFRMWGYDLPSSIYEPIAAQ
- a CDS encoding AAA family ATPase, translating into MSSVMPQPETAPIVACTVSRDVQNFDLLIEDMETALGEAWGDLGFVEALAFFGQPEAEALEFIALAMDQEDEENLVLMTEIITQAKARDIKVILIAEDMTPASLHSLLRQGADEFVPYPLPEGELNNAIERIQKPAEPEKIEAAAPALRAGTSKEGAVIVVHGLAGGTGATTLATNLAWELAILGKKGETPPKVCLLDLDLQFGSVSTFLDLARREAVYEMMSDTEHMDDETFGQSLLTYNDKLHVLTAPSDMLPLDLVSPDDISRVIEMARSHFDYVVVDMPSTLVQWTETVLQAAHVYFATIELDMRSAQNTLRFKRALQSEELPIEKLRYVLNRAPKFTDLSGKGRVKRMAESLEVAIEVSLPEGGKQITQGADHGLPLATSAPKNPLRREIAKLAASIHETKSDEAKQA
- a CDS encoding OmpA family protein; its protein translation is MRGQKIMKKQFVSSLALLAALAACTTSSDPVYTQFYREAGSTVDNGNFGEATNNNIAMMNGERQYTVNLANRFASEVTSTVTFAFNSAQLDADAQAVLRQQANWIRQFPEIRFRVYGHTDAVGSTAYNRRLGLSRANAVVRFLTSMGISRSRLEAVVSFGETQPLIVTQGRERRNRRTVTEVSGFVTRDPQLLDGKYAEVIYREYISSAVPVSQLTGATTAGDEQ
- a CDS encoding type II and III secretion system protein family protein gives rise to the protein MTLNRFIKAALVGLSLTAAPLAVTQPAQADTLRVVKKGTASTLNVPMNRAVVVESDIPFSELSIANPAIADISSLSDRTIYVLGKSLGLTTLTLLDASGQLITNVDVRVAADISEFKERLRQILPGEKIEVRTANDGIVLSGTVSSAQRLQRALDLATRYAPDRVSNLMSVGGVQQVMLKVRFAEMQRSVSKSLSSSLALNGSALGGDLGLSGGTGTVNTSGGVTSSLTGNIPASNSNAGAILFGFNAGSTQVGLLLEALETKGVVRTLAEPNLVALSGQEARFLAGGEYPVPVNQRDGVISVQYKPFGIELNFTPRVVDKDLINLELQAAVSAIDPTNGFSVNGFEIDAFTRRETSTTVEMRDGESFAIAGLLQDDFTDNNSQLPWLGDVPVLGALFRSASYQRNQTELVIIITAHLVSPTRGEALALPTDRVLAPTEKDLFLHGRVASGTRAPKKGAAGEVAKQDFSGSYGYVMD
- the cpaB gene encoding Flp pilus assembly protein CpaB is translated as MRAVFGLVLIIGIALAGGAVYMAKNYIGAYQNELARERAARAKVVPTVEVYVANRALKYGEPFSADDVRLVSWPENAIPEGAFAGDTALWPEGKPKERVVLRAMEKDEAILAVKVTEPGEEAGLTSRLERGMRAFAIKVDVASGVSGFLRPGDRVDVYWTGQVGRQLASTSGEVTKLIEAGVKLIAIDQSAAGDLSGAVIARTVTVAVKPEQVAALAQAQTTGRLALALVGTNDDTVAGAIEIDQRTLLGIAAEEVAAEVKAKEVCTIRTRRGAEVVEIPIPCTN
- a CDS encoding lytic transglycosylase domain-containing protein, which gives rise to MRFFVISLLGAALFCAPAWSESPAPFADFQAKRVKPPKPGVKKRITIQIDPAEVAVAAPKPSDSTAGTEKAPQAAKGAYGWFWDKVSPDLAQAGPGRLEEAMAAISTGAVAAPRLQQMQSIAQAQGVEILKSTIGTRVSPALVLAVMTVESAGKPDAVSRAGAQGLMQLMPDTAARFGVTDSLVAADNIRGGVQYLDWLMGKFDHDPILVLAGYNAGEGSVQTHAGVPPFAETRDYVPKVLAAFQVARGLCLTPPQLISDGCVFAAMN
- a CDS encoding 3-oxoacid CoA-transferase subunit B, whose amino-acid sequence is MPWDRNQMAARAAQELEDGMYVNLGIGIPTLVANYVGDKDITLQSENGMLGMGPFPFEGEEDADLINAGKQTITELSRTAYFDSATSFGMIRGGKIAAAILGAMEVAENGDLANWMIPGKLVKGMGGAMDLVAGVGRVVVVMDHQNKAGESKVLKSCTLPLTGKAVVDRIITNLGVLDVVEGGLKIVECADGVTEEELRAATEATIV
- a CDS encoding CoA transferase subunit A gives rise to the protein MNKIYGSAAEALDGVLSDGMLIAAGGFGLCGIPELLLQAIKEAGTKNLTFASNNAGVDDFGIGILLQTKQVKKMISSYVGENAEFMRQYLSGELELEFNPQGTLAERMRAGGSGIPGFYTKTGVGTQIAEGKEVKNFDGQDYILERGIVADLSVVKAWKADDTGNLVFRKTARNFNPPAAMCGKVCIAEVEEIVPRGSLDPDSIHLPGIYVHRIIQGEHEKRIEQRTTRPQEEK